In Plasmodium falciparum 3D7 genome assembly, chromosome: 13, the following are encoded in one genomic region:
- a CDS encoding RNA-binding protein, putative — MDLESTMEWNKNFQTNSIFVYNFPNEWMENDIKKNFMIFGTINNIIIDKDINIYAFIQYNDTEASQKAIEVMNGKEINGKLLKVTSRKIVDECIDMNTNKLDSQQKSQSSNDNKKTTLFVFYLPPHWNDQDLFDKFKTFGNLESATVAKKNDKTSKGYGFVVYTDPHSAALAISNMNKVEVYTGKRLKVLLKSSSNETNKRKIKPGCTIFVFYLPNDWSDKDLKRHFSHYGNILGATIKRETNGKSRGYGFINFENQQSAINAVAGMNGFNAGNKYLKVSIKKGEEQYLAPQYLNIDRMNNSYNSPPPPPPPMSCHGNESSNYANNEMYSIQNTMPNNRYNSRVSTNDVHQSFINTQYGHFPYNFFKNNEQGPYMQRSYNKTYNNMGKT, encoded by the exons atGGATTTG gAAAGCACAATGGAATGGAATAAAAACTTTCAAACAAATagtatatttgtttataactTTCCAAATGAATGGATGGAAAATGacataaaaaaa aattttatgatatttggaaccataaataatataataatagataaagatataaatatatacgcCTTTATTCAATATAATGACACCGAGGCATCACAAAAAGCTATTGAAGTTATGAACGGCAAGGAAATTAATGGGAAACTTTTGAAAGTTACTTCAAGAAAAATTGTAGATGAATGTATAGATATGAACACAAACAAATTAGATTCACAACAAAAATCACaa TCaagtaatgataataaaaagacgACACTTTTTGTCTTTTACTTACCACCTCATTGGAATGATCAGGATTTATTTGAT aAATTTAAAACTTTTGGTAACTTGGAAAGTGCAACAGTGGCCAAAAAAAATGACAAGACCAGTAAAGGTTATGGTTTTGTTGTATATACTGATCCGCACAGTGCAGCGTTAGCGATTtctaatatgaataaagTTGAGGTATACACAGGAAAAAGACTTAAG gttTTATTAAAATCAAGCTCTAATGAAACAAAtaagagaaaaataaaaccaGGTTGCACCATTTTCGTTTTTTATTTACCAAACGATTGGAGTGACAAAGATTTAAAAAga CATTTTTCCCATTATGGTAACATACTAGGTGCAACAATCAAAAGAGAAACAAATGGGAAAAGTAGGGGTTATggatttattaattttgaaAATCAACAGAGTGCAATTAATGCTGTTGCTGGCATGAATGGTTTTAATGCTgggaataaatatttaaaagttTCCATAAAAAAGGGGGAAGAACA gTATTTGGCACCCCAATATCTGAATATAGATCGTATGAACAac TCTTATAATTCACCTCCACCCCCACCACCTCCAATGTCATGCCATGGAAATGAATCATCAAATTATGCTAACAATGAAATGTATTCAATTCAAAATACCATGCCAAACAATAGATATAATTCACGTGTTTCTACAAATGATGTACATCAATCTTTTATTAATACACAGTATGGTCATTttccatataatttttttaaaaataatgaacaaGGACCATATATGCAAAGATCTTATAATAAAACTTATAACAATATGGGAAAAACATAA